The Deltaproteobacteria bacterium genomic sequence ATACGTCACGCGAAAAAATCGTGCGCCTTGATCCCGGTGGCGTCCGCCAGCCGGTCGTTAAAGTTGTAGAGGCAAATCACATAGACAATGTCGAGGATATCGCGGTCGGTGAAGCCATGGGAACGCAGCTTCACAACATCCGCTTCACCGACGCTCGATGGTGCATTGGTTAGCTTTACCGCATAGTCGAGCATCGCCCGCTCCGCCGCAGGCAAATCGACCTTGGTGTAGTCCTGCTTCAGTGCTTCGACAAACGGATCGTCGTGGGTTTCGGTACGGAGAGCCTCTCCGTGCGCCGCGGTTCAATAGCTGCAATGATTCGTCGTCGAGACGACCGTGGCGATCATCTCGCGCTGGCGCCGCGTCAAGCCCGATGGTCCGTGCATGATCGCCGCGCCAAGGTCGCTCCAAGCCGCCAGCGCGTCGGGATGGAGGCTCTGCACCTGGCGCACCATGGCGACTTTTCCCTTGGCGGCCGAAGGGCCGCCGGCCACACTGTAGACTTCTGTGAGCTTGCCAGCGGCCTCGGCGGGCGGGATCGTTTTGATGTAAGGCATCGTCTACTCCTTGGCAAAGGATCTCGTGGATTGTTTTTCGGCCAAAACATGACGCACGGCTTCGACGATCTCGTATCGATAAGCCGTTCGCTCCGGATTAGCTCGCAACTTGTCGGCCGCCCTTTCTGCCTCTGGCTGAGAATAGAACAGTCCGAGCGTGCTCACCGTGCCGTCCGGCGCGATTTCGTTGACGTAGAGTTTTTCCATACTGTTCTTAGGTATCCAAATTCCCGGTGCGCACGGCGCACCCTGCGATTAGGATTCGGTTTTGCGCTTTTTGCGTCTTTTGCTGCTATTCTTGCTAATAGGTCTTCGGCGTCTTATAGCCGACTTTTCTGCGCTCTTTCATGAATGACCGATACGTCTCGGGATTCGATTTCACGTTATACGGACAGACGTCGACGCACAGATGGCAGTACTCGTCGCGCAGGCGCGAGTAGGGATAACATTTCTCCAAATCAATCAACCAGCGCTTGATCCCGTGGGTCATGACGTAATCTTGCGGGATCGCATCGCCCGGGCAGTTGCGCTGGCAGACGTTGCAGTTCATGCAGAAGTCTTGCACGCCAAACGCGCGTGGCTGGTCTTCGACCATGGGCAAATCCGTCGTGACGAAGCCCGGACGAAAGCTGGCACCATATTTTTCGTTGATCAAGCTACCATGGCGGCCCAGCTCGCCGAAGCCAACCTGGTAAAAAATTGGAATCGCTTGCACCTCGCTGGCGCCATTGTGATGGGCGATGGCGGGATAACCGAGGTCGCGTATGTGCGCAGCCAGCGCGGTAGCGATCTCCGTGCATTTCGCATAGGTCCGCATCGCTTCCTCTTCCACCGCGTCCGGTCCCTGCATGACTTTCTCATAGTCTTCCGCAACGCAGCAGGCGATCACGAACTCGTGCGACAGTTCAGCGCCAAGATCGATCATCTGCGGCTGCAAGCGGCAGACGCCCACCAAGTTGGCGCCCAACTCCGTTGCTTTAGCCTTAATCTGCGCAGTTATTGCCGCAGGATCGTCGACTGGCGCGCGCTTCGCATTGACCAAACCGTCGCGAAAAGGCGCAAGCTCCACCCACCTTCGGCGATAAGCTTGAATCACCGGCTTTACCGCCGCGTAGTGGCGTGACTCCGTTGCACCGGTGGCGTGCACCATTTCCGCCAAGACCGGATCAGCCATGCCCTGTTCGCGTCTTGGGGTTATACCACGCATGTACTTATCCTTTCAGAGACGCCCAGGCCGTTGAGAAAAAATCTCCCCATGTCCTCTCTCACACGGTTCGTACTTTAAGCCAGATTCTTTACTTGAGAGTTAAAACGGGTACCGGTTTTCCGCTTTCATAATTGTTTCAGTGTTTCGACGTGCTGCCGGGCGTCGTCACGGTGATATGCGACAGCTGCGTCGTTTCCGATGCGCCGTGCCAGTGGCGCTCGCCGGCTTTGATATGGACGATGTCACCGACAGCGATCTCGCGCCGTTCCGTTTCCGTCGCGGCGAACCCTTTGCCCGCCGTCACGACGAGAATCTGATCACAGTCGTGCACATGCCAGCCGGTGGTGCAGCCGACACCGAAATTGACCACGTTGCAGCGAAAATCATTGGACTGGCCGTCGCCAATGACCGCCTGCCGGCTACGGCTCACCGGCCCGCCCTTCCAACCGTCGATCGGCGTCGCGGTATCCATCGGTTTTTGTTGTAGCTCGCTGATTCTTAGCACACGCATGTTCGCCTCCTATTTCGGCCACAACTACACCCGGCGCAGCCAAAGGGTCAAGCGCGTTTTGCCGATCGGCCCGATACGCGGCCCGCGGACGAGCCTTCTTGCTACACCCCTGAGCAAGAAGTTTACAGTTGGCTGCCGGCTGCCCGTCGTGCAACTGGCTTTCGGGCTCTTTGTTTGGCTATTGCCAGCTCGGACCAGCCATACAGGCTGGCACTTCGGTTGCCTATCCAATTGTTAGGGTCTGGGAGCGTCCGCAGCCAAACGAAAGGAGCGCGTGATGTACAAGTATTGGGCTTCCCTTCTTCCTGTCGGTTTTTTCGTCATGAACCTGAGCTTCGCCGCCAGCGCCCTCGCGGAGGAATACGCCGAAACCCAACGCAGCGAAACCGCGATTTGCCGAGCGCGCTCGCGCAGCCAGATTTTCGCTCGCACCGAGTTGTTTTTTGGTCGCGCCAAGCCGGACGGAACGACGATATCCGATGGCGAGTTTTACCAATTTCTCGACGAAGTGATCACCCCGCGCTTCCCGCACGGACTTACCGCAGTGGCTGCCAGCGGGCAGTTTCGCGGCGCCAACGGCAGCGTCACGCGCGAGGGCGCGGTGTTCGTAATCCTGCTCTACCCGGTTGCCGAGACCGACAGCGACGCGCGCATCGAAGAGATCCGCACTACTTACCGTTCCCGGTTTAAGCAAGAATCGGTGCTGCGCATCGACGACCAGTCCTGCGTGTCGTTTTAGGGTGACAGTTGGTGAATCCGTCGAGACGGCCGAAAAATCCTCTCGGAGTCCTTCGACAGGCTCAGGACGAACGGAATCGGAGTTAGAATCTTGCGGAAGATCTCCGTTTAGCCGAAGAGCCTCGCATGACGAGTTCTTGCACCGGATGTCTATCCTCGATCCGTTCGCCCTCAGCCCAGTCGAAGGGCTCCGATGAACCCAGCAGCCGGCTATCGCGCGGGAATCATTGACACCTGGACCTCGAGACGGCTATTAGGTGTCTGCGATGTTTAAAATCACAAATCTTTGCGTAGCCTTCATCGTTGCCGCGTTCGCGCTCGCGCCCGCCGATGCCGTTGCGGAAAGAATCCGCATGTCGGTCTCGGGCAGCTACAACATGATTTTCCTCGCCGCTGGTGTGGCACATCACAAGGGGTTCTTCAAAGACGAAGGGCTCGAAGCCGATATCGTCGTGATGACCGCTCCTGCGTCACTCGCGGCGCTCAGCAATGGCGACATCGATTACACGCTGATCACCGGCTCGGTCATCCGCGGCGCCATCCGCGGCTTGCCGATGCGCATCGCCGCCGGCTTGATGACCAGCTCGGCGCATGTTTTTCTGGCGCGTCCTGAAATCAAGACGATCAAGGATCTCACCGGGAAACGCGTCGGGCTCGCCGGTTTCGGCGATGCAACCCATGTGCTGGCCCGCATGATTCTCGCAAAACAGGGAATCGATGCCGACAAAGACGTGCAGTTCATCGGCCTCGGCTCGGACTCGGGCCGCTTCAACGCGCTGCAACAAAATCTCGCCGACATGGTCGTCACCTCGCCGCCCTGGGACTTTGAAGGCAAGAAGCTCGGCTATAACATCCTGGCGCGCGCCTATGAGCATGTGAACTATCCGCTCGCGGGTCTCGGCGTCAATCTCAAAGCGCTGCAAAACAACCGCGCCCAGGTAAAGCGCGTGATCAAATCGCTGGTGCGCGCCAACCGCTTCATGCGCGACAATCGTGAAGAGTCGGTGAAAATTCTCGTCGCCTGGGGCAAGGGCAAGCCCGAACACGCCTACGCGTCCTACGACTCCACTGTGAAAGTCATCAGCCCCGACGGCGCCATCCCGGACGACGGGCTCAAATTGCTCATAGATCAGGCCAAGCGCGACTTGAAAGTGACGAAAGACATTCCGCTAAATGAAATCGTCGACTTCGGGCCGCTTAGAGAAGTGCAAAGAGAGCTCGGCTTGCGGTAGTTTTCCGCACGAAGGCGTCTAGCGTGTCACAACAACAATCACGTTTATTACTGAGACACTACACTAGTAGTTTGTAGACCCCAAATGCTGTCTCCGCTCCGCGTTCTCTCGCTCATCCCGCCGATGACGCAGCTCAATACGCCCTATCCGTCGACGGCGTATCTTACGGGGTTTCTACGGTCGCGGGGGATCAATGCCGTACAAGACGATCTGGCCCTCAAGCTGGTGTTGAGACTTTTCTCGATGGACGGACTATCCTCAATCCGCCACTGCATCGAAGCCATCGCCAAATCTAAGCGCTCTCCGATTGCAACCCGATTTTTGCGCGAGTTCGATCGCTACGTCACGACTATCGCGCCCACAATTGCATTCTTACAAAACCGCGATCCAACGCTTGCCTTTCGCATCTGCGGCCGGCAGTTCTTGCCGGAAGGACAACGCTTCACACCGCTCGACACCGATGGCGACTCGCGCGAAGACGACCCGTTGGCGTGGGCTTTTGGCAGCCTCGGCGCGCAGGATCGCGCGCGCCATTTGGCGACGCTCTATCTCGATGACATTGCCGACGTATTGCGTGATGCCATCGACCCGCGCTTTGAGTTTGTCCGCTACGCGGAATCGCTCGCCCAAAGCCAACCGACGTTTGAGCCGCTGGCGCAGGCCCTTGCAGCGCCACTTAACCTGGTCGACCAAACGCTGCGCGATCTGACTCTAAAGTCGCTGCAAAGGCACACACCCAAGGTCGTTTTGCTCTCTGTTCCTTTCCCCGGCTCGGTTTACGGCGCCTTCCGTATCGCGCAAGCAATCAAGGCGCACGCTGCGACGATCACAACCGTGCTCGGCGGCGGCTTTGTCAACACCGAGTTGCGCGAGTTGGGCGAGCCTCGGGTGTTTGATTATTTCGATTATGTCACTTTGGATGATGGCGAACGGCCGTTGCTCGCATTGCTGGAGCACTTAAACCGGCAGCGCCCCGAAGAGAAACTCGTGCGAACCTTTCTGCGTTCCGTCAATGACAAAGTTTGTTACATCGACCATAGTGAACCGGAAGTCCCTCTCGCCAAAACCGGCACACCGACGTGGGACGGGCTCCCGCTAGACAGCTACTTGTCGCTGCTCGACATGCTCAACCCGATGCACCGGCTATGGTCGGATGGGCGCTGGAACAAGCTTACGATCGCCCATGGCTGCTACTGGAAAAAGTGCAGCTTCTGCGATGTCGGTCTCGACTACATCTCGCGCTTCGACGCGGCTAATGCTTCGGTTCTTGTCGACCGCATCGAAGCGATCATCGGCGAGACCCAACAGACGGGGTTTCATTTTGTCGACGAGGCGGCGCCG encodes the following:
- a CDS encoding peroxidase, with the translated sequence MPYIKTIPPAEAAGKLTEVYSVAGGPSAAKGKVAMVRQVQSLHPDALAAWSDLGAAIMHGPSGLTRRQREMIATVVSTTNHCSY
- a CDS encoding 4Fe-4S dicluster domain-containing protein, with the protein product MRGITPRREQGMADPVLAEMVHATGATESRHYAAVKPVIQAYRRRWVELAPFRDGLVNAKRAPVDDPAAITAQIKAKATELGANLVGVCRLQPQMIDLGAELSHEFVIACCVAEDYEKVMQGPDAVEEEAMRTYAKCTEIATALAAHIRDLGYPAIAHHNGASEVQAIPIFYQVGFGELGRHGSLINEKYGASFRPGFVTTDLPMVEDQPRAFGVQDFCMNCNVCQRNCPGDAIPQDYVMTHGIKRWLIDLEKCYPYSRLRDEYCHLCVDVCPYNVKSNPETYRSFMKERRKVGYKTPKTY
- a CDS encoding cupin domain-containing protein, producing the protein MRVLRISELQQKPMDTATPIDGWKGGPVSRSRQAVIGDGQSNDFRCNVVNFGVGCTTGWHVHDCDQILVVTAGKGFAATETERREIAVGDIVHIKAGERHWHGASETTQLSHITVTTPGSTSKH
- a CDS encoding DUF3574 domain-containing protein, encoding MYKYWASLLPVGFFVMNLSFAASALAEEYAETQRSETAICRARSRSQIFARTELFFGRAKPDGTTISDGEFYQFLDEVITPRFPHGLTAVAASGQFRGANGSVTREGAVFVILLYPVAETDSDARIEEIRTTYRSRFKQESVLRIDDQSCVSF
- a CDS encoding ABC transporter substrate-binding protein — its product is MFKITNLCVAFIVAAFALAPADAVAERIRMSVSGSYNMIFLAAGVAHHKGFFKDEGLEADIVVMTAPASLAALSNGDIDYTLITGSVIRGAIRGLPMRIAAGLMTSSAHVFLARPEIKTIKDLTGKRVGLAGFGDATHVLARMILAKQGIDADKDVQFIGLGSDSGRFNALQQNLADMVVTSPPWDFEGKKLGYNILARAYEHVNYPLAGLGVNLKALQNNRAQVKRVIKSLVRANRFMRDNREESVKILVAWGKGKPEHAYASYDSTVKVISPDGAIPDDGLKLLIDQAKRDLKVTKDIPLNEIVDFGPLREVQRELGLR
- a CDS encoding radical SAM protein, producing the protein MLSPLRVLSLIPPMTQLNTPYPSTAYLTGFLRSRGINAVQDDLALKLVLRLFSMDGLSSIRHCIEAIAKSKRSPIATRFLREFDRYVTTIAPTIAFLQNRDPTLAFRICGRQFLPEGQRFTPLDTDGDSREDDPLAWAFGSLGAQDRARHLATLYLDDIADVLRDAIDPRFEFVRYAESLAQSQPTFEPLAQALAAPLNLVDQTLRDLTLKSLQRHTPKVVLLSVPFPGSVYGAFRIAQAIKAHAATITTVLGGGFVNTELRELGEPRVFDYFDYVTLDDGERPLLALLEHLNRQRPEEKLVRTFLRSVNDKVCYIDHSEPEVPLAKTGTPTWDGLPLDSYLSLLDMLNPMHRLWSDGRWNKLTIAHGCYWKKCSFCDVGLDYISRFDAANASVLVDRIEAIIGETQQTGFHFVDEAAPPKSLKALAAEIKKRKVAISWWGNIRFEKSFTPELCQELADSGCIAVSGGLEVASDRLLKLMKKGVTVEQVARVTHAFSDAGILVHAYLMYGFPTQTVQDTVDALEYVRQLFAVGCIQSGFFHRFVCTVHSPVGQNPGAYGVELMPLPKVTFAQNDVGFIDPTGVDHDELGSSLNKALYNYMHGIGIDTDAREWFAGRVPKTKVPGDFIARALSKTPYP